CCCCTGTCATGTCGATCGCGAAGTATGTGCTTATGCAGACCGACAGGAGGGTGGCGCTGTTCTACGCCAACCGGGATTCTGCGGCAGTCATCTTTGCCGAACAGCTGCGCGCCATGTCCGAGGACCACCCGGAGCGGCTTCATATCGTGCACTGGCTGGAGGAGCTGCAGTCGCTTCCCCGAACGGCTGATCTGCAGCGGTTCGCATCGGTGTACCCGCACTACTTCGCGTACACCTGCGGGCCGGAGCCGTTCATGAATGCGGTCACCGATGCGTTGCACTCGCTTGGGTTTCCCAGCGATCGCTTCAAGAGGGAGGTGTTTCTGTCCTTGAGCGGCAACCCTTTCGAGATCGATGAGGTGGTCTCCGGGCCGGGAGCGAACCTCGCTCGAGTCAAGGGTTCCTGTAATGGTGCAAGCTTCGCCTTCGACGACTGGCCCTCTGATGTGCCGCTGCTGCAGTACCTGCTGTCCAAGGGCGTTGATGCTCCCTTTTCCTGCCGTAATGGCGAGTGCGGCGCGTGCTGTTTCCAGCTGATCGACGGCACAGTCGAGATGGAGTGCAATGACGTTCTCGACTCCTACGAACTGGCCGAGGGGTACCGATTGGCCTGCCAGGCCAAGCCGGCATCGAAATCCATCACCATCACCTACGCCTAGCTAGGACGCATCCGCGCACAGGTCGCGTTGTGTTCGCGCCGGTTAGCCGAGTCCCGTCGTTCCCAGTTCGTGTGCGCCAGTGATGTGGCCTGCGCCCGGCTACGGCGTCGATGATGGATTGGGGCGAGTGTTCCACCCTTCTTCTGGCTACTAGAACCGGATGTAGCGAGGTAGTACCCGACGTAGGCGGCACGGATCTTTTCTGCCACACAATCATTCCCGACTGCAGACGGGAGTCGATCGTCGTTGATGCGAATCGAACGGAACCGCCCATTCATTCAGTCGAGTGTTCGCATACTGCTTGAAGGAATGCACTGGCCGGTCGAGGTCTACGGTCGGCAGCGTCTCCGGTCGTCGTCAGGTCCGATGTCGCGGTCGGCCGACTACAGCGCGGCCAGGATCGCGTCGACTCGATCTTTGGCGTCGCCGAAGAGCATTTGGGTGTTGTCCCGGAAGAACAGCGGGTTCTGCACGCCGGCGTAGCCGGAGGCCATGGAGCGTTTGAACACGATGACGTTGTCGGCGTCCCACACCGTGAGCACGGGCATGCCGGCGATGGGGCTGCTGGGGTCTTCGGAGGCGGCGGGGTTGACGGTGTCGTTGGCGCCGATCACCAGGACGACGGAGGTGCCGTCGAAGTCGTCGTTGATCTCGTCCATCTCGAGCACGATGTCGTAGGGCACCTTGGCCTCGGCCAGGAGCACGTTCATGTGCCCGGGCAGGCGTCCGGCGACCGGGTGGATGCCGAAGCGGACGTCGATGCCGCGGTCGCGCAGCTTGCGGGTCAGGTCGGCGACGCCGTACTGAGCCTGGGCGACGGCCATGCCGTAGCCGGGGGTGATGATCACCGAACTCGCGGATGTGAGCATGTCGGCGGCGGCTTCGGCGTTGATCTCGCGGTGCTCGCCGTAGTCCTTGTCTTCGCTGGGGCCTGCTTCGATGCCGAAGCCGCCTGCGATCACTGAGATGAACGATCGGTTCATGGCTTTGCACATGATGTAGGACAGGTAGGCACCCGAGGAGCCGACCAGTGCGCCGGTGATGATCAGCAGGTCGTTGCCGAGCAGGAAGCCCGAGGCGGCCGCGGCCCAGCCGGAGTAGCTGTTGAGCATCGATACGACGACGGGCATGTCGCCGCCACCGATGGAGGCGACCAGGTGCCAGCCCAGCAGCAGCGCCAGCACGGTCACCGCGACGAGAAGCCACAGTGACGGGTCGATGACGAACCACACTGTCAGCGCCAGGAATGCCACCAGCGCGCCGACATTGAGGATGTTCTTGCCGGGCAGCATCATCGGTGCGGACTTGATGCGCGCCGAGAGTTTGAGGTTGGCCACGATCGAACCCGTGAAGGTCACGGCGCCGATGAACACGCCGATGACGACTTCGGCCGAGTGGATGCCGAGCATGCCCTGCTCGCTCAGAAGCGCGGCCTCGGTCCCGCCGGCGTCACCTTCGACGTGCAGGTAGCCGTTCCAGCCGACGAGGACCGCGGCCAGACCGACGAACGAGTGCAGCAGCGCGATGAGTTCGGGCATGCCGGTCATCTCGACGACCTTGGCCCGCCACAACCCGATCGCGGCACCGACGGCCATCGCGCCGATCAGCAGTGCCAGACCGAGCGGTTCGATCTGGTGGTTGATGGCCAGCGCGATGGTGGCGACCAGCGCGACCGCCATGCCTGTGATGCCGAAGGTGTTTCCCGCCCGCGACGTCTCGTGCTTGGACAGGCCGGCCAGCGCGAGGATGAACAGCAGCGCCGCGACGACGTAGGCCGCGGTGGCGGCGGTTTCCAGAGTGAACATGTCTTAGCTCCTCGTGAACAACGCCAGCATGCGGCGCGTGACCGCGAAACCGCCGAAGATGTTGATGCTGGCGAGCAGGATCGCCACGAAGGCCAAAGCGGTGATCGGGACGTTGCCGTGCCCGATCTGCAGCAGTGCGCCGACCACGATGATTCCGGAGATTGCGTTGGTCACCGACATCAGCGGGGTGTGCAGCGCATGGTGGACGTTGCCGATCACGTAGTAGCCGATCACGATCGCGAGCGCGAACACCGTCAGGTGCACCTGCAGCGCGGTGGGCGACAGCGCGATCAGCGCGAACAGCACGGCGGCGATCCCGAAGGTCAGCCCGAGGCGGCGTCCGGTCGAGATGGGCTCCTTGGCCGGTTTCTGCGCCACCGGTGCGGCAGCGGCCGCGGCCGCGGGCGCGGCCGAGACCTGCACGGGGGGCGGCGGCCAGGTGATCTCGCCGTCGCGGACCACGGTCACCGACCGCTGCACGACGTCGTCGAAATCGAGGCTCAGCTGTCCGTCCTTGTTCGGGGTCAGCAGCTTGAGCAGGTTCACCAGGTTGGTGCCGTACAGCTGGGAGGCCTGCGCGGGCAGTCGGCCGGCCAGGTCGGTGTAGCCGATGATGGTCACGCCGTTGTCGGTGACGACGGCCTGGTCCTTGACGGTGCCTTCGACGTTTCCGCCGTTGGCCGCGGCCATGTCGACGATCACGCTGCCGGCCTTCATCGACGCCACCATCTCGGCGGTGATGATGCGCGGTGCGGGCTTACCGGGGATCAGCGCCGTGGTGATGATGATGTCGACGTCGCCGGCCTGCTCGGCGTAGAGCTTGGCCTCGCGGGCCTTGTAGTCGTCGCCCATCTCTTTGGCGTAGCCCGTGGCCGACACCTCGGCCGCCGCTGGGTCCACCGCCAGGTACTCCCCACCCAGGGACTTGACCTGGTCGGCGACCTCTGGACGCGGATCGGTGGCGCGCACGATCGCACCCAGGCTGCCCGCGGCGCCGATGGCGGCCAGACCGGCGACGCCAGCGCCGACTACGAGCACC
The DNA window shown above is from Mycolicibacterium confluentis and carries:
- the pntB gene encoding Re/Si-specific NAD(P)(+) transhydrogenase subunit beta, whose protein sequence is MFTLETAATAAYVVAALLFILALAGLSKHETSRAGNTFGITGMAVALVATIALAINHQIEPLGLALLIGAMAVGAAIGLWRAKVVEMTGMPELIALLHSFVGLAAVLVGWNGYLHVEGDAGGTEAALLSEQGMLGIHSAEVVIGVFIGAVTFTGSIVANLKLSARIKSAPMMLPGKNILNVGALVAFLALTVWFVIDPSLWLLVAVTVLALLLGWHLVASIGGGDMPVVVSMLNSYSGWAAAASGFLLGNDLLIITGALVGSSGAYLSYIMCKAMNRSFISVIAGGFGIEAGPSEDKDYGEHREINAEAAADMLTSASSVIITPGYGMAVAQAQYGVADLTRKLRDRGIDVRFGIHPVAGRLPGHMNVLLAEAKVPYDIVLEMDEINDDFDGTSVVLVIGANDTVNPAASEDPSSPIAGMPVLTVWDADNVIVFKRSMASGYAGVQNPLFFRDNTQMLFGDAKDRVDAILAAL
- a CDS encoding ferredoxin--NADP reductase produces the protein MTQPVQLRVVSVTAETDAAKSFRLRAPESLSYKPGQFLTIGIPSDRGMVARCYSMSSAPHEDDVTITVKRTPQGFASNWLCDNVTVGDTLTALPPSGNFVPPAQDADLLLFAAGSGITPVMSIAKYVLMQTDRRVALFYANRDSAAVIFAEQLRAMSEDHPERLHIVHWLEELQSLPRTADLQRFASVYPHYFAYTCGPEPFMNAVTDALHSLGFPSDRFKREVFLSLSGNPFEIDEVVSGPGANLARVKGSCNGASFAFDDWPSDVPLLQYLLSKGVDAPFSCRNGECGACCFQLIDGTVEMECNDVLDSYELAEGYRLACQAKPASKSITITYA
- a CDS encoding Re/Si-specific NAD(P)(+) transhydrogenase subunit alpha; this encodes MIIGIPRESLPGETRVAATPATVAQLIKLGYSVLVESGAGAAASFSDGAYSEAGAEIGTAEQALASDVVLKVNAPDNGEIAALRDGATLISLLSPALKPELVEQLATRPITALAMDAVPRISRAQSLDVLSSMANIAGYRAVVEAAHTFGRFFTGQVTAAGKVPPAKVLVVGAGVAGLAAIGAAGSLGAIVRATDPRPEVADQVKSLGGEYLAVDPAAAEVSATGYAKEMGDDYKAREAKLYAEQAGDVDIIITTALIPGKPAPRIITAEMVASMKAGSVIVDMAAANGGNVEGTVKDQAVVTDNGVTIIGYTDLAGRLPAQASQLYGTNLVNLLKLLTPNKDGQLSLDFDDVVQRSVTVVRDGEITWPPPPVQVSAAPAAAAAAAPVAQKPAKEPISTGRRLGLTFGIAAVLFALIALSPTALQVHLTVFALAIVIGYYVIGNVHHALHTPLMSVTNAISGIIVVGALLQIGHGNVPITALAFVAILLASINIFGGFAVTRRMLALFTRS